From Ignavibacteria bacterium, the proteins below share one genomic window:
- a CDS encoding P-II family nitrogen regulator — translation MKKIEAIIRPFKLDDVKEALLEEGIHGLTITEVRGYGRQKGHTEIYRGSEYRIEFVPKIKIEIVIPESREEIVINTILRAAKTGQVGDGKIFVSTIEDAIRIRTEESGKNAL, via the coding sequence ATGAAAAAAATTGAAGCTATCATCCGGCCGTTCAAATTGGATGATGTGAAAGAAGCTTTGCTCGAAGAAGGAATTCACGGCTTAACTATAACTGAGGTCCGCGGCTATGGCAGACAAAAAGGGCATACGGAAATTTATCGCGGAAGTGAATATAGAATCGAATTCGTACCAAAGATTAAAATTGAAATTGTAATACCTGAAAGTCGTGAAGAAATAGTAATCAATACTATTTTACGGGCTGCGAAAACCGGACAAGTTGGGGACGGAAAGATATTCGTATCTACTATTGAAGATGCCATCCGCATCAGAACTGAAGAATCAGGAAAGAATGCACTCTAA